Proteins from one Elephas maximus indicus isolate mEleMax1 chromosome 12, mEleMax1 primary haplotype, whole genome shotgun sequence genomic window:
- the ATXN2L gene encoding ataxin-2-like protein isoform X3, whose product MLKPQPPQQTSQPQQPPPTQQAVARRPPGGTSPPNGSLPGPLASTSTSPGPPAAASPCLGPGAAAGSGLRRGAESILAPQPPPPQHQERPGAATIGTSRGQSTGKGPPQSPVFEGVYNNYRMLHFLTAVVGSTCDVKVKNGTTYEGIFKTLSSKFELAVDAVHRKASEPAGGPRREDIVDTMVFKPSDVMLVHFRNVDFNYATKDKFTDSAIAMNSKVNGEHKEKVLQRWEGGDSNSDDYDLESDMSNGWDPNEMFKFNEETYGVKTTYDSSLSSYTVPLEKDNSEEFRQRELRAAQLAREIESSPQYRLRIAMENDDGRTEEEKHSAVQRQSSGRESPSLASREGKYIPLPQRVREGPRGGVRCNSSRGGRPGLSSLPPRGPHHLDNSSPGPGSETRGINGGPSRMSPKAQRPLRGAKTLSSSSSRPSGEASVPPPSAALPFLPVGRMYPPRSPKSAAPAPITASCPEPPVGSAVPTAPASIAVTPSVVDPGVGSISPASPKITLAPTDVKELPTKEPGRNLEPQELARIAGKVPGLQNEQKRFQLEELRKFGAQFKLQPSSSPETSLDPFPSRIVKEESKGKEKEVDGLLTSEPMGSPVSSKTESVSDKEEKPPLPPAGGTEGPEQPPPPCPSQTGSPPVGLIKGDDKDEGPVAEQVKKSTLNPNAKEFNPTKPLLSVNKSTSTPTSPGPRTHSTPSIPVLTAGQSGLYSPQYISYIPQIHMGPAVQAPQMYPYPVSNSVPGQQGKYRGAKGSLPPQRSDQHQPASAPPMMQAAAAAGPPLVAATPYSSYIPYNPQQFPGQPAMMQPMAHYPSQPVFAPMLQSNPRMLTSGSHPQAIVSSSTPQYPSAEQPTPQALYATVHQSYPHHATQLHAHQPQPATTPTGSQPQSQHAAPSPVQHQAGQAPHLGSGQPQQNLYHPGALTGTPPSLPPGPSAQSPQSSFPQPAAVYAIHAHQQLPHGFTNMAHVTQAHVQTGITAAPPPHPGAPHPPQVMLLHPPQSHGGPPQGAVPQSGVPALSASTPSPYPYIGHPQVQSHPSQQLPFHPPGN is encoded by the exons ATGTTGAAGCCTCAGCCGCCACAACAGACTTCCCAGCCCCAGCAGCCGCCCCCCACGCAACAGGCCGTGGCCCGCCGGCCTCCCGGGGGCACCAGCCCTCCCAACGGCAGCCTCCCGGGGCCGCTGGCCTCCACCTCGACTTCCCCAGGGCCTCCCGCGGCCGCTTCCCCTTGCCTGGGGCCCGGAGCCGCTGCAGGGAGCGGGCTGCGCCGGGGAGCCGAGAGCATCTTGGCGCCGCAACCGCCGCCGCCGCAGCATCAAGAGAGGCCAGGGGCAGCTACCATCGGCACCTCCAG GGGACAGAGCACAGGAAAAGGACCCCCACAGTCACCA GTGTTTGAGGGTGTTTACAACAATTACAGAATGTTACATTTCCTTACAGCTGTTGTG GGCTCTACTTGTGATGTAAAGGTGAAAAATGGGACCACCTATGAGGGTATCTTCAAGACTTTGAGCTCAAAG TTTGAACTAGCAGTAGATGCTGTGCACAGGAAAGCATCTGAGCCAGCAGGTGGCCCTCGTCGGGAAGACATTGTGGACACCATGGTGTTTAAGCCAAGTGATGTCATGCTAGTCCACTTTCGAAATGTTGACTTCAATtatgctactaaag ACAAATTCACCGATTCAGCCATTGCCATGAACTCCAAGGTGAACGGGGAGCATAAAGAGAAGGTGCTCCAGCGCTGGGAGGGGGGCGACAGCAACAGTGATGACTACGACCTCGAGTCTGACATG TCCAATGGATGGGATCCCAATGAAATGTTCAAATTCAATGAGGAAACCTACGGTGTAAAGACCACCTATGATAGCAGCCTTTCTTCTTATAC GGTACCTTTAGAGAAGGACAACTCAGAAGAGTTCCGTCAGCGGGAGCTGCGTGCGGCCCAGTTGGCCCGAGAGATTGAGTCAAGTCCGCAGTACCGCCTGCGGATCGCCATGGAGAATGACGATGGGCGCACTGAGGAGGAGAAGCACAGTGCAGTCCAGCGGCAGAGTTCAGGACGGGAGAGCCCCAGCCTGGCATCCAG GGAGGGGAAATACATCCCTCTACCCCAACGAGTCCGGGAAGGTCCCCGGGGAGGTGTTCGCTGTAACAGTTCCCGGGGTGGCCGCCCTGGCCTTAGCTCTTTGCCACCTCGTGGCCCTCACCATCTTGACAATAGCAGCCCTGGCCCAGGCTCTGAGACACGTGGTATCAATGGAG gcccttCCCGTATGTCCCCTAAGGCACAGCGGCCTCTGAGAGGTGCCAAGACTCTGTCTTCATCTAGCAGTAGGCCTTCTGGAGAAGCGTCTGTTCCACCTCCTTCTGCAG CTCTCCCTTTTCTTCCAGTGGGCCGGATGTACCCCCCGCGCTCTCCCAAGTCTGCTGCCCCTGCTCCAATCACAGCCTCCTGTCCTGAGCCTCCCGTTGGTTCAGCAGTGCCAACTGCTCCAGCTTCCATCGCCGTGACACCATCAGTTGTGGACCCTGGAGTGGgctccatttccccagcttctccGAAGATCACACTGGCCCCCACAGATG TGAAAGAACTCCCGACCAAGGAGCCTGGAAGAAATCTGGAGCCCCAGGAGCTGGCCCGGATAGCTGGGAAAG TCCCTGGCCTGCAGAATGAACAGAAACGATTTCAACTGGAAGAACTGAGAAAGTTCGGGGCCCAGTTTAAG CTTCAGCCCAGTAGCTCCCCTGAGACCAGCCTGGATCCTTTTCCTTCCCGGATAGTAAAGGAGGAGTCCAAGGGGAAAGAGAAGGAGGTTGACGGTCTATTGACTTCTGAACCCATGGGGTCCCCAGTCTCCTCCAAGACAGAGTCTGTATCGGATAAAGAGGAGAAACCGCCCCTGCCACCAGCAGGAGGCACTGAGGGGCCAGAGCAGCCCCCACCGCCTTGCCCAAGCCAAACCGGCAGCCCGCCAGTGGGCCTCATCAAGGGTGATGACAAGGATGAGGGCCCCGTTGCCGA ACAAGTAAAGAAGTCAACGTTGAACCCCAATGCCAAGGAGTTCAATCCCACAAAGCCTCTGCTGTCTGTG AACAAATCCACCAGTACCCCAACTTCCCCGGGGCCCCGGACTCATTCAACTCCTTCCATCCCAGTGCTGACAGCCGGCCAGAGTGGGTTATATAGCCCCCAGTACATCTCTTACATACCTCAAATCCACATGGGGCCAGCTGTGCAA GCACCTCAAATGTATCCATATCCTGTATCCAATTCTGTACCTGGGCAGCAGGGCAAGTACCGGGGAGCCAAAG GCTCCCTGCCCCCTCAGCGCTCAGACCAGCATCAGCCAGCCTCAGCCCCTCCGATGATGCAGGCTGCTGCTGCCGCCGGCCCACCTCTGGTGGCCGCCACACCCTATTCTTCCTACATCCCCTACAATCCACAGCAGTTCCCAGGCCAGCCTGCCATGATGCAACCCATGGCGCACTACCCCTCACAG CCGGTGTTTGCCCCCATGCTTCAAAGCAACCCCCGCATGCTGACGTCGGGCAGCCACCCCCAGGCCATTGTGTCATCATCCACTCCTCAGTACCCTTCTGCAGAGCAGCCCACTCCCCAGGCCCTTTACG ccactgttcaCCAGTCCTATCCACACCATGCCACGCAGCTCCATGCCCACCAGCCGCAGCCGGCCACCACGCCTACTGGGAGCCAGCCGCAGTCCCAGCACGCGGCCCCTAGTCCTGTCCAG CACCAGGCGGGGCAGGCCCCACACCTGGGCAGTGGACAGCCACAGCAgaatctgtaccacccaggggccctgACAGGCACGCCGCCTTCTCTACCACCGGGACCTTCTGCCCAGTCCCCTCAGAGCAGCTTCCCCCAGCCAGCCGCTGTGTATGCCATCCATGCCCACCAGCAGCTGCCCCACGGCTTCACCAACATGGCCCACGTCACCCAG GCCCATGTCCAAACTGGAATCACAGCAGCCCCGCCCCCTCACCCTGGGGCTCCCCACCCgccccaggtgatgctgctgcacCCACCCCAGAGCCATGGGGGCCCCCCCCAAGGCGCGGTGCCCCAGAGCGGGGTGCCTGCACTCTCAGCTTCCacaccctcaccctacccctacaTCGGACACCCCCAAG TTCAATCTCATCCCTCCCAGCAGCTCCCCTTCCACCCCCCGGGGAACTGA
- the ATXN2L gene encoding ataxin-2-like protein isoform X10 — MLKPQPPQQTSQPQQPPPTQQAVARRPPGGTSPPNGSLPGPLASTSTSPGPPAAASPCLGPGAAAGSGLRRGAESILAPQPPPPQHQERPGAATIGTSRGQSTGKGPPQSPVFEGVYNNYRMLHFLTAVVGSTCDVKVKNGTTYEGIFKTLSSKFELAVDAVHRKASEPAGGPRREDIVDTMVFKPSDVMLVHFRNVDFNYATKDKFTDSAIAMNSKVNGEHKEKVLQRWEGGDSNSDDYDLESDMSNGWDPNEMFKFNEETYGVKTTYDSSLSSYTVPLEKDNSEEFRQRELRAAQLAREIESSPQYRLRIAMENDDGRTEEEKHSAVQRQSSGRESPSLASREGKYIPLPQRVREGPRGGVRCNSSRGGRPGLSSLPPRGPHHLDNSSPGPGSETRGINGGPSRMSPKAQRPLRGAKTLSSSSSRPSGEASVPPPSAALPFLPVGRMYPPRSPKSAAPAPITASCPEPPVGSAVPTAPASIAVTPSVVDPGVGSISPASPKITLAPTDVKELPTKEPGRNLEPQELARIAGKVPGLQNEQKRFQLEELRKFGAQFKLQPSSSPETSLDPFPSRIVKEESKGKEKEVDGLLTSEPMGSPVSSKTESVSDKEEKPPLPPAGGTEGPEQPPPPCPSQTGSPPVGLIKGDDKDEGPVAEQVKKSTLNPNAKEFNPTKPLLSVNKSTSTPTSPGPRTHSTPSIPVLTAGQSGLYSPQYISYIPQIHMGPAVQAPQMYPYPVSNSVPGQQGKYRGAKGSLPPQRSDQHQPASAPPMMQAAAAAGPPLVAATPYSSYIPYNPQQFPGQPAMMQPMAHYPSQPVFAPMLQSNPRMLTSGSHPQAIVSSSTPQYPSAEQPTPQALYATVHQSYPHHATQLHAHQPQPATTPTGSQPQSQHAAPSPVQHQAGQAPHLGSGQPQQNLYHPGALTGTPPSLPPGPSAQSPQSSFPQPAAVYAIHAHQQLPHGFTNMAHVTQAHVQTGITAAPPPHPGAPHPPQVMLLHPPQSHGGPPQGAVPQSGVPALSASTPSPYPYIGHPQGEQPGQAPGFPGGADDRILCRVGRSHSRRRQGLAPGSVLCFPPSSLSCDPAAPLPTASPALSDPDCLLT, encoded by the exons ATGTTGAAGCCTCAGCCGCCACAACAGACTTCCCAGCCCCAGCAGCCGCCCCCCACGCAACAGGCCGTGGCCCGCCGGCCTCCCGGGGGCACCAGCCCTCCCAACGGCAGCCTCCCGGGGCCGCTGGCCTCCACCTCGACTTCCCCAGGGCCTCCCGCGGCCGCTTCCCCTTGCCTGGGGCCCGGAGCCGCTGCAGGGAGCGGGCTGCGCCGGGGAGCCGAGAGCATCTTGGCGCCGCAACCGCCGCCGCCGCAGCATCAAGAGAGGCCAGGGGCAGCTACCATCGGCACCTCCAG GGGACAGAGCACAGGAAAAGGACCCCCACAGTCACCA GTGTTTGAGGGTGTTTACAACAATTACAGAATGTTACATTTCCTTACAGCTGTTGTG GGCTCTACTTGTGATGTAAAGGTGAAAAATGGGACCACCTATGAGGGTATCTTCAAGACTTTGAGCTCAAAG TTTGAACTAGCAGTAGATGCTGTGCACAGGAAAGCATCTGAGCCAGCAGGTGGCCCTCGTCGGGAAGACATTGTGGACACCATGGTGTTTAAGCCAAGTGATGTCATGCTAGTCCACTTTCGAAATGTTGACTTCAATtatgctactaaag ACAAATTCACCGATTCAGCCATTGCCATGAACTCCAAGGTGAACGGGGAGCATAAAGAGAAGGTGCTCCAGCGCTGGGAGGGGGGCGACAGCAACAGTGATGACTACGACCTCGAGTCTGACATG TCCAATGGATGGGATCCCAATGAAATGTTCAAATTCAATGAGGAAACCTACGGTGTAAAGACCACCTATGATAGCAGCCTTTCTTCTTATAC GGTACCTTTAGAGAAGGACAACTCAGAAGAGTTCCGTCAGCGGGAGCTGCGTGCGGCCCAGTTGGCCCGAGAGATTGAGTCAAGTCCGCAGTACCGCCTGCGGATCGCCATGGAGAATGACGATGGGCGCACTGAGGAGGAGAAGCACAGTGCAGTCCAGCGGCAGAGTTCAGGACGGGAGAGCCCCAGCCTGGCATCCAG GGAGGGGAAATACATCCCTCTACCCCAACGAGTCCGGGAAGGTCCCCGGGGAGGTGTTCGCTGTAACAGTTCCCGGGGTGGCCGCCCTGGCCTTAGCTCTTTGCCACCTCGTGGCCCTCACCATCTTGACAATAGCAGCCCTGGCCCAGGCTCTGAGACACGTGGTATCAATGGAG gcccttCCCGTATGTCCCCTAAGGCACAGCGGCCTCTGAGAGGTGCCAAGACTCTGTCTTCATCTAGCAGTAGGCCTTCTGGAGAAGCGTCTGTTCCACCTCCTTCTGCAG CTCTCCCTTTTCTTCCAGTGGGCCGGATGTACCCCCCGCGCTCTCCCAAGTCTGCTGCCCCTGCTCCAATCACAGCCTCCTGTCCTGAGCCTCCCGTTGGTTCAGCAGTGCCAACTGCTCCAGCTTCCATCGCCGTGACACCATCAGTTGTGGACCCTGGAGTGGgctccatttccccagcttctccGAAGATCACACTGGCCCCCACAGATG TGAAAGAACTCCCGACCAAGGAGCCTGGAAGAAATCTGGAGCCCCAGGAGCTGGCCCGGATAGCTGGGAAAG TCCCTGGCCTGCAGAATGAACAGAAACGATTTCAACTGGAAGAACTGAGAAAGTTCGGGGCCCAGTTTAAG CTTCAGCCCAGTAGCTCCCCTGAGACCAGCCTGGATCCTTTTCCTTCCCGGATAGTAAAGGAGGAGTCCAAGGGGAAAGAGAAGGAGGTTGACGGTCTATTGACTTCTGAACCCATGGGGTCCCCAGTCTCCTCCAAGACAGAGTCTGTATCGGATAAAGAGGAGAAACCGCCCCTGCCACCAGCAGGAGGCACTGAGGGGCCAGAGCAGCCCCCACCGCCTTGCCCAAGCCAAACCGGCAGCCCGCCAGTGGGCCTCATCAAGGGTGATGACAAGGATGAGGGCCCCGTTGCCGA ACAAGTAAAGAAGTCAACGTTGAACCCCAATGCCAAGGAGTTCAATCCCACAAAGCCTCTGCTGTCTGTG AACAAATCCACCAGTACCCCAACTTCCCCGGGGCCCCGGACTCATTCAACTCCTTCCATCCCAGTGCTGACAGCCGGCCAGAGTGGGTTATATAGCCCCCAGTACATCTCTTACATACCTCAAATCCACATGGGGCCAGCTGTGCAA GCACCTCAAATGTATCCATATCCTGTATCCAATTCTGTACCTGGGCAGCAGGGCAAGTACCGGGGAGCCAAAG GCTCCCTGCCCCCTCAGCGCTCAGACCAGCATCAGCCAGCCTCAGCCCCTCCGATGATGCAGGCTGCTGCTGCCGCCGGCCCACCTCTGGTGGCCGCCACACCCTATTCTTCCTACATCCCCTACAATCCACAGCAGTTCCCAGGCCAGCCTGCCATGATGCAACCCATGGCGCACTACCCCTCACAG CCGGTGTTTGCCCCCATGCTTCAAAGCAACCCCCGCATGCTGACGTCGGGCAGCCACCCCCAGGCCATTGTGTCATCATCCACTCCTCAGTACCCTTCTGCAGAGCAGCCCACTCCCCAGGCCCTTTACG ccactgttcaCCAGTCCTATCCACACCATGCCACGCAGCTCCATGCCCACCAGCCGCAGCCGGCCACCACGCCTACTGGGAGCCAGCCGCAGTCCCAGCACGCGGCCCCTAGTCCTGTCCAG CACCAGGCGGGGCAGGCCCCACACCTGGGCAGTGGACAGCCACAGCAgaatctgtaccacccaggggccctgACAGGCACGCCGCCTTCTCTACCACCGGGACCTTCTGCCCAGTCCCCTCAGAGCAGCTTCCCCCAGCCAGCCGCTGTGTATGCCATCCATGCCCACCAGCAGCTGCCCCACGGCTTCACCAACATGGCCCACGTCACCCAG GCCCATGTCCAAACTGGAATCACAGCAGCCCCGCCCCCTCACCCTGGGGCTCCCCACCCgccccaggtgatgctgctgcacCCACCCCAGAGCCATGGGGGCCCCCCCCAAGGCGCGGTGCCCCAGAGCGGGGTGCCTGCACTCTCAGCTTCCacaccctcaccctacccctacaTCGGACACCCCCAAGGTGAGCAGCCTGGCCAGGCGCCTGGATTTCCAGGAGGAGCCGATGACAGGATTC TATGTAGGGTGGGCAGAAGCCACAGCCGCCGCCGCCAGGGGCTTGCTCCTGGCTCTGTCCTTTGCTTCCCTCCGTCCTCGCTCAGTTGTGATCCAGCAGCCCCCCTCCCCACTGCCTCCCCAGCTCTCAGTGACCCCGACTGTCTCCTGACTTAG
- the ATXN2L gene encoding ataxin-2-like protein isoform X11, translating into MLKPQPPQQTSQPQQPPPTQQAVARRPPGGTSPPNGSLPGPLASTSTSPGPPAAASPCLGPGAAAGSGLRRGAESILAPQPPPPQHQERPGAATIGTSRGQSTGKGPPQSPVFEGVYNNYRMLHFLTAVVGSTCDVKVKNGTTYEGIFKTLSSKFELAVDAVHRKASEPAGGPRREDIVDTMVFKPSDVMLVHFRNVDFNYATKDKFTDSAIAMNSKVNGEHKEKVLQRWEGGDSNSDDYDLESDMSNGWDPNEMFKFNEETYGVKTTYDSSLSSYTVPLEKDNSEEFRQRELRAAQLAREIESSPQYRLRIAMENDDGRTEEEKHSAVQRQSSGRESPSLASREGKYIPLPQRVREGPRGGVRCNSSRGGRPGLSSLPPRGPHHLDNSSPGPGSETRGINGGPSRMSPKAQRPLRGAKTLSSSSSRPSGEASVPPPSAVGRMYPPRSPKSAAPAPITASCPEPPVGSAVPTAPASIAVTPSVVDPGVGSISPASPKITLAPTDVKELPTKEPGRNLEPQELARIAGKVPGLQNEQKRFQLEELRKFGAQFKLQPSSSPETSLDPFPSRIVKEESKGKEKEVDGLLTSEPMGSPVSSKTESVSDKEEKPPLPPAGGTEGPEQPPPPCPSQTGSPPVGLIKGDDKDEGPVAEQVKKSTLNPNAKEFNPTKPLLSVNKSTSTPTSPGPRTHSTPSIPVLTAGQSGLYSPQYISYIPQIHMGPAVQAPQMYPYPVSNSVPGQQGKYRGAKGSLPPQRSDQHQPASAPPMMQAAAAAGPPLVAATPYSSYIPYNPQQFPGQPAMMQPMAHYPSQPVFAPMLQSNPRMLTSGSHPQAIVSSSTPQYPSAEQPTPQALYATVHQSYPHHATQLHAHQPQPATTPTGSQPQSQHAAPSPVQHQAGQAPHLGSGQPQQNLYHPGALTGTPPSLPPGPSAQSPQSSFPQPAAVYAIHAHQQLPHGFTNMAHVTQAHVQTGITAAPPPHPGAPHPPQVMLLHPPQSHGGPPQGAVPQSGVPALSASTPSPYPYIGHPQGEQPGQAPGFPGGADDRILCRVGRSHSRRRQGLAPGSVLCFPPSSLSCDPAAPLPTASPALSDPDCLLT; encoded by the exons ATGTTGAAGCCTCAGCCGCCACAACAGACTTCCCAGCCCCAGCAGCCGCCCCCCACGCAACAGGCCGTGGCCCGCCGGCCTCCCGGGGGCACCAGCCCTCCCAACGGCAGCCTCCCGGGGCCGCTGGCCTCCACCTCGACTTCCCCAGGGCCTCCCGCGGCCGCTTCCCCTTGCCTGGGGCCCGGAGCCGCTGCAGGGAGCGGGCTGCGCCGGGGAGCCGAGAGCATCTTGGCGCCGCAACCGCCGCCGCCGCAGCATCAAGAGAGGCCAGGGGCAGCTACCATCGGCACCTCCAG GGGACAGAGCACAGGAAAAGGACCCCCACAGTCACCA GTGTTTGAGGGTGTTTACAACAATTACAGAATGTTACATTTCCTTACAGCTGTTGTG GGCTCTACTTGTGATGTAAAGGTGAAAAATGGGACCACCTATGAGGGTATCTTCAAGACTTTGAGCTCAAAG TTTGAACTAGCAGTAGATGCTGTGCACAGGAAAGCATCTGAGCCAGCAGGTGGCCCTCGTCGGGAAGACATTGTGGACACCATGGTGTTTAAGCCAAGTGATGTCATGCTAGTCCACTTTCGAAATGTTGACTTCAATtatgctactaaag ACAAATTCACCGATTCAGCCATTGCCATGAACTCCAAGGTGAACGGGGAGCATAAAGAGAAGGTGCTCCAGCGCTGGGAGGGGGGCGACAGCAACAGTGATGACTACGACCTCGAGTCTGACATG TCCAATGGATGGGATCCCAATGAAATGTTCAAATTCAATGAGGAAACCTACGGTGTAAAGACCACCTATGATAGCAGCCTTTCTTCTTATAC GGTACCTTTAGAGAAGGACAACTCAGAAGAGTTCCGTCAGCGGGAGCTGCGTGCGGCCCAGTTGGCCCGAGAGATTGAGTCAAGTCCGCAGTACCGCCTGCGGATCGCCATGGAGAATGACGATGGGCGCACTGAGGAGGAGAAGCACAGTGCAGTCCAGCGGCAGAGTTCAGGACGGGAGAGCCCCAGCCTGGCATCCAG GGAGGGGAAATACATCCCTCTACCCCAACGAGTCCGGGAAGGTCCCCGGGGAGGTGTTCGCTGTAACAGTTCCCGGGGTGGCCGCCCTGGCCTTAGCTCTTTGCCACCTCGTGGCCCTCACCATCTTGACAATAGCAGCCCTGGCCCAGGCTCTGAGACACGTGGTATCAATGGAG gcccttCCCGTATGTCCCCTAAGGCACAGCGGCCTCTGAGAGGTGCCAAGACTCTGTCTTCATCTAGCAGTAGGCCTTCTGGAGAAGCGTCTGTTCCACCTCCTTCTGCAG TGGGCCGGATGTACCCCCCGCGCTCTCCCAAGTCTGCTGCCCCTGCTCCAATCACAGCCTCCTGTCCTGAGCCTCCCGTTGGTTCAGCAGTGCCAACTGCTCCAGCTTCCATCGCCGTGACACCATCAGTTGTGGACCCTGGAGTGGgctccatttccccagcttctccGAAGATCACACTGGCCCCCACAGATG TGAAAGAACTCCCGACCAAGGAGCCTGGAAGAAATCTGGAGCCCCAGGAGCTGGCCCGGATAGCTGGGAAAG TCCCTGGCCTGCAGAATGAACAGAAACGATTTCAACTGGAAGAACTGAGAAAGTTCGGGGCCCAGTTTAAG CTTCAGCCCAGTAGCTCCCCTGAGACCAGCCTGGATCCTTTTCCTTCCCGGATAGTAAAGGAGGAGTCCAAGGGGAAAGAGAAGGAGGTTGACGGTCTATTGACTTCTGAACCCATGGGGTCCCCAGTCTCCTCCAAGACAGAGTCTGTATCGGATAAAGAGGAGAAACCGCCCCTGCCACCAGCAGGAGGCACTGAGGGGCCAGAGCAGCCCCCACCGCCTTGCCCAAGCCAAACCGGCAGCCCGCCAGTGGGCCTCATCAAGGGTGATGACAAGGATGAGGGCCCCGTTGCCGA ACAAGTAAAGAAGTCAACGTTGAACCCCAATGCCAAGGAGTTCAATCCCACAAAGCCTCTGCTGTCTGTG AACAAATCCACCAGTACCCCAACTTCCCCGGGGCCCCGGACTCATTCAACTCCTTCCATCCCAGTGCTGACAGCCGGCCAGAGTGGGTTATATAGCCCCCAGTACATCTCTTACATACCTCAAATCCACATGGGGCCAGCTGTGCAA GCACCTCAAATGTATCCATATCCTGTATCCAATTCTGTACCTGGGCAGCAGGGCAAGTACCGGGGAGCCAAAG GCTCCCTGCCCCCTCAGCGCTCAGACCAGCATCAGCCAGCCTCAGCCCCTCCGATGATGCAGGCTGCTGCTGCCGCCGGCCCACCTCTGGTGGCCGCCACACCCTATTCTTCCTACATCCCCTACAATCCACAGCAGTTCCCAGGCCAGCCTGCCATGATGCAACCCATGGCGCACTACCCCTCACAG CCGGTGTTTGCCCCCATGCTTCAAAGCAACCCCCGCATGCTGACGTCGGGCAGCCACCCCCAGGCCATTGTGTCATCATCCACTCCTCAGTACCCTTCTGCAGAGCAGCCCACTCCCCAGGCCCTTTACG ccactgttcaCCAGTCCTATCCACACCATGCCACGCAGCTCCATGCCCACCAGCCGCAGCCGGCCACCACGCCTACTGGGAGCCAGCCGCAGTCCCAGCACGCGGCCCCTAGTCCTGTCCAG CACCAGGCGGGGCAGGCCCCACACCTGGGCAGTGGACAGCCACAGCAgaatctgtaccacccaggggccctgACAGGCACGCCGCCTTCTCTACCACCGGGACCTTCTGCCCAGTCCCCTCAGAGCAGCTTCCCCCAGCCAGCCGCTGTGTATGCCATCCATGCCCACCAGCAGCTGCCCCACGGCTTCACCAACATGGCCCACGTCACCCAG GCCCATGTCCAAACTGGAATCACAGCAGCCCCGCCCCCTCACCCTGGGGCTCCCCACCCgccccaggtgatgctgctgcacCCACCCCAGAGCCATGGGGGCCCCCCCCAAGGCGCGGTGCCCCAGAGCGGGGTGCCTGCACTCTCAGCTTCCacaccctcaccctacccctacaTCGGACACCCCCAAGGTGAGCAGCCTGGCCAGGCGCCTGGATTTCCAGGAGGAGCCGATGACAGGATTC TATGTAGGGTGGGCAGAAGCCACAGCCGCCGCCGCCAGGGGCTTGCTCCTGGCTCTGTCCTTTGCTTCCCTCCGTCCTCGCTCAGTTGTGATCCAGCAGCCCCCCTCCCCACTGCCTCCCCAGCTCTCAGTGACCCCGACTGTCTCCTGACTTAG